The Myroides phaeus DNA segment AATCAACAATTCAGCTGGTGTAGTACGCTCATCCCAACTTAAGGTAAGCATTACATCATTTTTACTATTGTCATTTCCTTTTTCAACAGTCCAGTATTCTTTCATGTCAACTAAGTCAATAACTCCAGCTTTGTTTTTACGAGCTCTAAAGAAAGCCTCTGCGTCATTCGTAGAGAACTTACCTTCATAAGCATCTTCTGCTGCACCTGGTGCACTGATACGAGCATATCTGTATAAACCTTCATCTCCTTTAGGGAATTGAAACTCTTCGTTTCCTACTTTTCCAACAAATCCTTCAGCGTGACTTTTATCCGTAGGGTTATTAGCTTTTGCACCTTTTAAAAAGGTAAGCGCTCCTTCTTTTGGATCAACTTTAATAATACCATCTTTAAAATCAACCGTACCATTAACGTCCATCTCACCTTTAAGGTCAAACGCCATTACTGCTGTAGGATTATTTAACTCCACATTGTAAAACTCAGCAATACCTGGTTTCTTTTTTGATGTCGCTTTAGTTGATATTTTTTGCGCTCCTTTTGCAGGATCTGCTGGAGTAAAAATAGCTTTAGATCCTTTAGCATCTTTGCTGTGAGAATAAATATTCTCGTTGTGAAAATTGCTATAATAATAAACAGTTCCATCGTTATTAACGATTCCTTCTGCTGTATTTTCAAAATCATAAAGCGTAGACATCACACCACCATTAACGATAGACATCTTACCTTTATTAATCATTACTTTATCTTCTTTTGCTTTTTCTGCTTTCTGTGCAAATGCAGCACAAGGAACAATAAGTCCGATTAGAGCAACTGATTTAAATAACTTTCTTGATTGCATAACTTCAGTTTTTTTTTAGATTATAAGTAAGAATTACCCCCAAAACTTACAATCTGTATATTATTTTTCTACGAATACCTTTTGTGTCTTCTTGTTTAAAACACCTTTTAACAATTCTCCCTTTGTACTAACTCTATCTTTTACCACATCCTCATTCTAACTTGACTTTCTGAAGACAGAATACAGTAAAACATTCTTATTATCAAAGGTTTAAGAATTTAAACTTCTCGAATCACAGCCTTAGGCATAAGTCATATAGCAACTATTGTACCATATTTACTTAAAACACCTTGTTATTATGCTATTAATTGTTATAATCCCTTATTTAGAATACAACTTTATAACTTAATCTACGGCACGTAGTATAATTTCAAACTCTTATTTTTAAAGAAACCGTGTTAGCCCGAAGACTAACACGATTAACTTTTCTTATTTAATATCCTTTTGATCTTTCACAACAAATACTACAGTCATAAATGCACCGTATTTTGCTTTCTTGATAATATCATAAGTTAAAACACCTTCCTTACTAACCGAAACATTATCAAAAACAGTTGGATCATAATAAGGAACAAAGAAATCTAATTCGTTTGCTGCAAATACTGGAATTGTAGCTGCTCCATCAGACTTAACCATAGGCTTTTGTGGTCTAGGTGTATCAACTACATTTTCACTTAAATCCCCTGTAAACATTGCTTTATACTCTGCGTACAAGTTTCTTGTTTTACCTGTTTCTGCTTTTGAAGTATCAAACATTACTGGTGGCATATAGAATACTTTAGGCATAGCTGCTTTCACATCTACAGTGTATACTTTTTCACCGTTTTCAACTCCTTCAGTCACTATAACATTACTGTTATTTTCCTTACCATCTGCAGGCTTAACAACTGGAAAATTAGCGCTTACTTTGTAAGGATCTTCTTCTGTACCTTCTCCTGTAATTGTAACAGTATTATCTCCAGGTATCGTTTTCCCACCGATACCGTCTTTTCCATCTTTTCCGTCTTTAATTTCAACAGTTTTGTTATCACCATCTGTAATAGTTACAACTCCATTTACTTTTTCTGATACAACTACTGACTTACCATCAACTCCGTTTGTTCCGTCAACTCCATCAGCTCCATCTTTTCCGTCAACTCCGTCTTTTCCATCAACTCCGTCTTTAATTTCAACAGTTTTGTTATCACCATCTGTAATAGTTACAACTCCATTTACTTTTTCTGATACAACTACTGACTTACCATCAACTCCGTTTGTTCCGTCAACTCCATCTTTTCCATCAGCTCCATCTTTTCCATCAACTCCGTCTTTTCCATCAACTCCGTCTTTAATTTCAACAGTTTTGTTATCACCATCTGTAATAGTTACAACTCCATTTACTTTTTCTGATACAACTACTGACTTACCATCAACTCCGTTTGTTCCGTCAACTCCGTTTGTTCCGTCAACTCCATCTTTTCCATCAACTCCATCTTTTCCATCAACTCCGTCTTTTCCGTCAACTCCGTCAACTCCGTCTTTAATTTCAACAGTTTTGTTATCACCATCTGTAATAGTTACAACTCCATTTACTTTTTCTGATACAACTACTGACTTACCATCAACTCCGTCTTTTCCGTTTACGATAGTTCCAACTACTGTCTCTCCTTCTTTAACGATGATTTCACCGTCTTTTCCGATTTCTGTTGTAACTGAATTTCCGTCTTTACCATCTTTTCCGTCTTTTCCGTTTACGATAGTTCCAACTACTGTCTCTCCTTCTTTAACGATGATTTCACCGTCTTTTCCAATTTCTGTTGTAACTGAATTTCCGTCTTTTCCGTCTTTTCCGTTTACGATAGTTCCAACTACTGTCTCTCCTTCTTTAACGATGATTTCACCGTCTTTTCCGATTTCTGTTGTAACTGAATTTCCGTCTTTACCATCTTTTCCGTCTTTTCCGTT contains these protein-coding regions:
- a CDS encoding gliding motility-associated C-terminal domain-containing protein, which translates into the protein MQSRKLFKSVALIGLIVPCAAFAQKAEKAKEDKVMINKGKMSIVNGGVMSTLYDFENTAEGIVNNDGTVYYYSNFHNENIYSHSKDAKGSKAIFTPADPAKGAQKISTKATSKKKPGIAEFYNVELNNPTAVMAFDLKGEMDVNGTVDFKDGIIKVDPKEGALTFLKGAKANNPTDKSHAEGFVGKVGNEEFQFPKGDEGLYRYARISAPGAAEDAYEGKFSTNDAEAFFRARKNKAGVIDLVDMKEYWTVEKGNDNSKNDVMLTLSWDERTTPAELLINPEKELHIIRWDAKQQMWVDEGGAVDLERKEITTVSTVRGYGFFTLGTVKTDLLLDGDVVIYNLVTPDGDGMNDYFIIDNINRFPNNTVEIYNRWGVKVYDAKNYDSAGDGSVNVFNGYSEGRVTVNKNEKLPTGTYFYIVNYEYKDAQGSRMIKKSGYLHLDTN